The following are encoded together in the Osmia lignaria lignaria isolate PbOS001 chromosome 6, iyOsmLign1, whole genome shotgun sequence genome:
- the Dscam1 gene encoding Down syndrome cell adhesion molecule 1 isoform X42: MWRDPPGGGCNIPTYITMMLLLAVLALTNVACAEDESMGPVFVKEPPNRVDFSNGTGAVVECQARGNPQPDIIWVRADGSAVGDVPGLRQVLPNGNLVFPPFRAEDYRQEVHAQVYSCLARSPAGSVHSRDVNVRAVVTQPYQPEILTEYVIRGNSAILKCSIPSYIAEFVTVEAWIKEDGEVYLPEDPAVGQDGKYLVLPSGELHIRDVGPEDGYKTYQCRTKHRLTGETRLSATKGRLVITEPVASTRPKFPMTENSRTLTTYTVGRDQPLTLPCPAQAFPVPAFRWYKFIEGSSRRQPVQLNDRVRQVSGTLIIREARVEDSGKYLCIVNNSVGGESVETVLTVTAPLAAEIEPSTQTIDFGRPATFTCNVRGNPIKTISWLKDGKPLGLEEPVLRIESVKKEDKGMYQCFVRNDQESAQATAELKLGGRFEPPQIRQAFAEETLQPGPSMFLKCVASGNPTPEITWELDGKRLSNTERLQVGQYVTVNGDVVSHLNISSIHTNDGGLYKCIAASKVGSAEHSARLNVYGLPFIRHMDKKAIVAGETLRVTCPVAGYPIESIVWERDTRVLPINRKQKVFPNGTLIIENVERMSDQATYTCVARNAQGYSARGTLEVQVMVIPKLLPFTFGEKPLNSGQVVTVPCAVVEGDQPLKLRWTLNGHAISPHSGISIVDLGGRGAILSIGSVQATHAGTYTCIAENLAGRHELSADLIVNVPPRWILEPTDKAFAQGSDARVECKADGFPKPQVTWKRAAGDTPGDYTDLKLSNPDISVEDGTLSINNIQKTNEGYYLCEAVNGIGSGLSAVILISVQAPPHFEIKLKNQTARRGEPAVLQCEAQGEKPIGILWNMNNKRLDPKSDSRYTIREEILANGVLSDLSIKRTERSDSALFTCVATNAFGSDDTSINMIVQEVPEVPYGLKVLDKSGRSVQLSWAAPYDGNSPIKRYIIEYKISKGSWETDIDRVLVPGSQQNVAGVFNLRPATTYHLRIVAENEIGASDPSDTVTIITAEEAPSGPPTSVRVDALDQHTLKVTWKPPPREDWNGEILGYYVGYRLSSSDKPYMFETVDFSKEDGKEHHLQIMNLKTYTQYSVVVQAFNKVGSGPMSEERRQHTAEGVPEQPPHDTTCTTLTSQTIRVSWMSPPLSAANGVITGYKVIYGPSDTWYDENTKDTKITSSSETILHGLKKYTNYSMQVLAFTSGGDGVKSAPIHCQTEQDAPEAPIAIKSLVMSAESILVSWRPPSQPNGVITQYTVYTKADNAEEPTSQKVPPNQLTHEASGLDKQRRYDFWVTASTNIGEGEASKIVALAPSVRVPAKIASFDDKFTATYKEDVKLPCLAVGVPAPEVTWKVRGAVLQPSDRLRQLPEGSLFIKEVDRTDAGEYSCYVENSFGHDTVTHQLIVHAPPHSPQVTLTATTTNSLTMKLRPHPTDNAPIHGYTIHYKPEFGDWETAQISSTAQKYTLENLWCGSRYQIYVTAYNGIGTGDPSDMLNTRTKGSKPIIPEAARFIEVSTNSITLHLSAWSDGGCPMLYFVVEHKKKHQQEWNQVSNNVKPGGNFVVLDLDPASWYHLRVTAHNNAGFAVAEYEFATLTVTGGTIAPARELPDVNGGGNDEDPMKIFMANLNLVVPVVAAILVIIVAVIVICVLRGKGHGSDKDDVVYQQTGVGGATLDKRRPDLRDELGYIAPPNRKLPPVPGSNYNTCDRIKRGTVISGTGSIRSHSTWDPRRHMYEELNHCAPNRRCPPPPRMGSAEALSHRGMEDEICPYATFHLLGFREEMDPSKAMQFQTFPHPGNGHSGTMGPPVGHPTNASAHSRSGSQSMPRQNGRYSRVPSQGGGSGTHNVFSPEYDDPANCAPEEDQYGSQYGQYGAPYDHYGSRGSVGRRSVGSARNIPVSGSPEPPPPPPRNHDQNNSSFNDSKESNEISEAECDRDQLVNRNYGVNARGKDGMTTEEMRKLIERNEAPGRQTGTGHGGHGGLLTPYDTVAV, translated from the exons ATGGAAAGTACCTGGTATTGCCTTCTGGAGAATTGCACATTCGTGACGTTGGACCCGAGGATGGATACAAGACCTACCAATGCCGAACCAAGCATAGACTGACCGGTGAAACAAGATTATCTGCTACCAAGGGACGTCTCGTCATTACCG AACCCGTGGCCAGCACTAGGCCGAAATTCCCAATGACGGAAAATTCGCGCACCCTAACAACGTACACGGTGGGACGCGATCAGCCTTTGACTTTGCCTTGCCCAGCCCAGGCGTTCCCTGTTCCGGCCTTCAG ATGGTACAAGTTCATCGAAGGCTCTTCCCGTCGGCAACCGGTCCAGTTGAACGATCGTGTTCGTCAGGTTAGCGGAACGTTGATCATCCGTGAGGCTCGCGTCGAGGATTCCGGCAAATACTTGTGCATCGTGAACAATTCTGTGGGCGGTGAAAGCGTGGAGACCGTTCTGACTGTAACCGCACCGTTGGCCGCGGAAATCGAACCCAGCACCCAGACCATCGACTTTGGAAGACCGGCTACCTTCACTTGCAACGTCAGAGGAAACCCCATCAAGACTATCTCATGGTTGAAAGATGGCAAACCACTTGGATTGGAAGAACCCGTACTCAGAATCGAGAGCGTCAAGAAAGAGGACAAGGGAATGTATCAATGCTTCGTTCGAAACGATCAGGAAAGCGCACAGGCAACGGCAGAACTGAAACTTGGTGGACGAT TCGAACCCCCGCAGATTCGCCAGGCCTTCGCCGAGGAGACTCTTCAGCCCGGACCAAGCATGTTCCTCAAGTGTGTCGCCAGCGGAAACCCAACTCCTGAGATCACCTGGGAACTGGACGGCAAACGACTATCCAACACCGAGAGGCTTCAAGTAGGACAGTACGTTACGGTGAACGGCGATGTGGTTTCTCATTTGAACATCTCCAGCATTCACACCAACGATGGTGGTCTATACAAATGCATTGCCGCGTCAAAG GTTGGATCAGCGGAACACTCGGCCCGTTTGAACGTCTATGGTCTGCCCTTCATCCGTCACATGGACAAAAAGGCTATCGTTGCTGGTGAAACTCTTCGCGTGACTTGCCCAGTCGCCGGATATCCGATCGAGAGCATCGTATGGGAACGTGACACGAGAGTATTGCCGATCAACAGGAAACAAAAGGTCTTCCCCAATGGCACGCTTATAATCGAGAACGTCGAGAGAATGAGCGATCAAGCTACCTACACCTGTGTGGCACGCAATGCTCAAGGATATAGCGCAAGAGGAACCCTGGAAGTGCAAGTAATGG TCATTCCGAAATTATTGCCGTTTACGTTCGGCGAGAAACCGCTTAACTCGGGTCAAGTAGTAACGGTACCGTGCGCCGTGGTCGAAGGCGACCAACCCTTGAAGCTTCGCTGGACCTTAAACGGTCATGCGATATCGCCCCACTCTGGAATCTCAATCGTGGATCTCGGCGGACGGGGTGCCATACTCAGCATAGGATCAGTCCAGGCGACGCACGCTGGAACTTACACGTGTATCGCGGAAAACCTTGCCGGAAGGCACGAGCTATCGGCCGATCTGATTGTAAACG TACCACCTCGCTGGATTCTGGAACCGACTGATAAGGCATTCGCTCAGGGCTCTGATGCACGCGTTGAATGCAAAGCCGACGGTTTCCCCAAGCCTCAAGTCACCTGGAAGAGAGCAGCTG gggaTACACCGGGCGATTACACTGACTTGAAACTTAGCAACCCAGACATCAGCGTTGAGGATGGAACCCTGTCTATCAATAACATTCAAAAGACAAACGAAGGCTATTATCTTTGCGAGGCTGTCAATGGAATTGGCTCAGGACTTTCGGCTGTCATTCTCATTTCGGTTCAGG CTCCACCACACTTTGAAATCAAACTGAAGAACCAGACTGCACGACGCGGAGAACCAGCTGTATTGCAATGCGAGGCTCAAGGCGAAAAACCCATTGGTATCTTATGGAACATGAACAACAAGAGGCTGGACCCGAAGAGCGATTCTCGTTACACCATCCGTGAGGAAATTCTGGCTAATGGAGTACTGTCTGACCTGAGCATCAAGAGAACCGAAAGAAGCGACTCTGCCTTGTTCACCTGCGTTGCCACTAATGCATTTGGAAGCGATGACACTAGCATCAACATGATTGTTCAAG AGGTTCCTGAAGTTCCATACGGCCTTAAAGTATTAGACAAATCTGGACGTTCGGTACAATTGTCCTGGGCAGCACCTTACGATGGAAACAGTCCTATCAAACGCTACATCATCGAATACAAAATCAGCAAAGGCTCTTGGGAAACCGATATCGACAGAGTACTGGTACCTGGATCCCAACAGAACGTAGCTGGAGTTTTCAACCTGAGACCCGCCACCACCTATCATCTGAGAATCGTTGCTGAGAATGAAATTGGCGCATCTGACCCATCTGATACTGTTACCATCATCACTGCCGAAGAAGCTCCAAGTGGCCCACCAACCTCCGTTCGAGTCGATGCTCTTGACCAACACACTCTTAAG GTAACATGGAAACCACCCCCACGCGAAGACTGGAACGGCGAGATCCTTGGCTACTACGTTGGATACAGACTCTCCTCCTCTGACAAACCATACATGTTCGAAACCGTGGACTTCTCGAAGGAGGATGGAAAGGAACACCATTTGCAGATCATGAACTTGAAAACCTACACCCAGTACAGCGTTGTCGTTCAGGCATTTAACAAAGTTGGATCAGGACCGATGAGCGAGGAACGAAGACAACACACTGCCGAAGGAGTACCTGAACAACCACCCCATGACACAACCTGCACTACTCTTACTTCTCAGACAATCAGAGTTTCTTGGATGTCGCCACCCCTTAGCGCTGCCAATGGTGTCATCACTGGATACAAG GTTATTTACGGACCATCTGACACCTGGTATGACGAGAACACAAAGGACACCAAGATCACCTCTTCCAGCGAAACAATTCTCCATGGACTAAAGAAATATACCAACTACAGCATGCAAGTTCTGGCTTTCACTTCCGGTGGCGATGGCGTCAAATCTGCACCTATCCACTGCCAAACTGAACAAGATG CCCCTGAAGCTCCGATCGCGATCAAATCTCTGGTTATGTCCGCTGAATCCATCCTCGTCTCATGGCGCCCACCAAGCCAACCCAACGGAGTCATCACTCAATATACCGTCTACACCAAGGCCGATAACGCAGAGGAACCGACAAGCCAAAAAGTACCACCGAATCAATTGACTCACGAAGCTTCTGGACTGGACAAACAACGCAGATACGACTTCTGGGTAACCGCTAGCACCAACATCGGCGAGGGAGAAGCTTCCAAGATTGTGGCTTTGGCACCAAGCGTTAGAG TACCGGCAAAGATCGCATCGTTCGACGACAAGTTCACAGCTACCTACAAAGAAGATGTAAAACTACCCTGCCTTGCTGTCGGCGTACCTGCACCGGAAGTAACATGGAAAGTACGAGGCGCCGTTCTCCAACCAAGCGACAGACTGCGACAATTGCCCGAGGGATCTCTGTTCATTAAGGAAGTTGACCGTACAGATGCTGGAGAATATTCTTGCTACGTTGAAAACTCGTTTGGCCATGATACCGTTACTCATCAACTAATTGTCCATG CTCCTCCTCATTCACCGCAAGTCACCCTCACTGCCACCACAACTAACTCGTTAACGATGAAACTGAGACCTCACCCCACTGACAACGCTCCCATTCATGGATACACTATTCACTACAAACCGGAATTCGGCGATTGGGAAACCGCTCAGATTAGTTCCACGGCTCAGAAGTACACTTTGGAGAATTTGTGGTGTGGCTCCAGATATCAGATCTATGTTACCGCATACAATGG AATTGGAACTGGCGATCCTTCTGACATGCTCAACACTCGTACCAAAGGCTCGAAACCGATCATCCCTGAAGCTGCAAGGTTCATCGAAGTCTCTACGAACAGCATTACCCTTCATCTGAGTGCCTGGTCCGATGGCGGTTGCCCCATGCTCTACTTCGTCGTTGAACACAAGAAGAA GCACCAACAGGAATGGAATCAGGTATCTAACAACGTGAAACCCGGTGGAAACTTTGTCGTTCTGGACTTGGACCCTGCTAGCTGGTATCATCTTCGCGTGACTGCTCATAACAACGCTGGTTTCGCGGTAGCCGAATACGAATTCGCCACACTGACCGTAACCGGAG GCACCATTGCACCGGCCCGAGAGCTACCTGACGTGAACGGTGGTGGCAACGACGAGGATccgatgaaaattttcatggCTAACTTGAATCTGGTCGTGCCGGTGGTCGCAGCTATTCTCGTTATAATCGTTGCCGTCATCGTGATCTGTGTTCTCAGAGGAAAGGGCCATGGTAGCGATAAAG ACGACGTGGTATATCAGCAAACCGGAGTTGGCGGAGCTACCCTCGACAAACGCAGACCCGACCTTCGCGACGAGCTTGGATACATCGCACCACCGAATCGCAAGTTACCCCCTGTTCCTGGTTCCAACTATAACACCTGCGATCGCATCAAGCGAGGTACAGTTATAA GTGGAACAGGCTCGATAAGGAGCCACTCGACCTGGGATCCGAGACGACATATGTACGAAGAATTGAATCATTGCGCGCCGAACCGAAGATGTCCACCACCACCACGTATGGGCAGTGCCGAAGCTTTATCCCACAGAG GTATGGAGGATGAGATCTGCCCGTATGCTACCTTCCATCTCCTTGGATTCCGCGAAGAAATGGACCCCAGCAAGGCTATGCAGTTCCAGACTTTCCCTCACCCCGGAAACGGACACTCTGGCACCATGGGACCACCTGTTGGACATCCTACCAATGCTTCTGCCCATAGCCGTTCTGGATCCCAATCTATG CCACGTCAAAATGGACGCTACTCCCGAGTGCCATCCCAAGGAGGCGGCAGCGGAACCCACAACGTTTTCTCCCCCGAATACGACGACCCAGCAAACTGTGCACCGGAAGAAGATCAATATGGCTCTCAATACGGACAATATGGCGCTCCTTATGATCACTACGGATCTCGCGGCTCAGTTGGTCGTCGCAGCGTAGGATCGGCCCGCAATATCCCTGTTTCCGGATCACCcgaaccaccaccacccccacCAAGGAACCACGACCAGAACAACTCGAGCTTCAACGACAGCAAGGAGAGCAACGAGATCAGCGAGGCAGAATGCGATCGCGACCAACTTGTGAACCGCAACTACGGCG TGAATGCTCGCGGCAAGGACGGCATGACCACCGAGGAGATGCGTAAACTCATAGAGAG aaacgAAGCCCCCGGCCGGCAAACCGGCACCGGCCACGGCGGTCACGGGGGACTCCTCACACCCTACGATACTGTGGCAGTGTAA
- the Dscam1 gene encoding Down syndrome cell adhesion molecule 1 isoform X18 yields the protein MWRDPPGGGCNIPTYITMMLLLAVLALTNVACAEDESMGPVFVKEPPNRVDFSNGTGAVVECQARGNPQPDIIWVRADGSAVGDVPGLRQVLPNGNLVFPPFRAEDYRQEVHAQVYSCLARSPAGSVHSRDVNVRAVVSQFFVTEAENEYVIRANSAIMKCKIPSFVSEFVHVDQWVADDGTVYTTGDDYDGKYLVLPSGELHIRDVGPEDGYKTYQCRTKHRLTGETRLSATKGRLVITEPVGSVRPKFPSVSNINGLTVVTNGTLPLLCPAQGFPVPSHRWYKFIEGSSRRQPVQLNDRVRQVSGTLIIREARVEDSGKYLCIVNNSVGGESVETVLTVTAPLAAEIEPSTQTIDFGRPATFTCNVRGNPIKTISWLKDGKPLGLEEPVLRIESVKKEDKGMYQCFVRNDQESAQATAELKLGGRFEPPQIRQAFAEETLQPGPSMFLKCVASGNPTPEITWELDGKRLSNTERLQVGQYVTVNGDVVSHLNISSIHTNDGGLYKCIAASKVGSAEHSARLNVYGLPFIRHMDKKAIVAGETLRVTCPVAGYPIESIVWERDTRVLPINRKQKVFPNGTLIIENVERMSDQATYTCVARNAQGYSARGTLEVQVMVAPQLAPFTFGEEAANAGEMATVQCAVIKGDLPLKIVWSLNGRHIDVGRVSGDHGYDIPDIVVSRSSKRISTLTIDSVAARHAGEYSCTATNAAGSARHTSVLSVNVPPRWILEPTDKAFAQGSDARVECKADGFPKPQVTWKRAAGDTPGDYTDLKLSNPDISVEDGTLSINNIQKTNEGYYLCEAVNGIGSGLSAVILISVQAPPHFEIKLKNQTARRGEPAVLQCEAQGEKPIGILWNMNNKRLDPKSDSRYTIREEILANGVLSDLSIKRTERSDSALFTCVATNAFGSDDTSINMIVQEVPEVPYGLKVLDKSGRSVQLSWAAPYDGNSPIKRYIIEYKISKGSWETDIDRVLVPGSQQNVAGVFNLRPATTYHLRIVAENEIGASDPSDTVTIITAEEAPSGPPTSVRVDALDQHTLKVTWKPPPREDWNGEILGYYVGYRLSSSDKPYMFETVDFSKEDGKEHHLQIMNLKTYTQYSVVVQAFNKVGSGPMSEERRQHTAEGVPEQPPHDTTCTTLTSQTIRVSWMSPPLSAANGVITGYKVIYGPSDTWYDENTKDTKITSSSETILHGLKKYTNYSMQVLAFTSGGDGVKSAPIHCQTEQDAPEAPIAIKSLVMSAESILVSWRPPSQPNGVITQYTVYTKADNAEEPTSQKVPPNQLTHEASGLDKQRRYDFWVTASTNIGEGEASKIVALAPSVRVPAKIASFDDKFTATYKEDVKLPCLAVGVPAPEVTWKVRGAVLQPSDRLRQLPEGSLFIKEVDRTDAGEYSCYVENSFGHDTVTHQLIVHAPPHSPQVTLTATTTNSLTMKLRPHPTDNAPIHGYTIHYKPEFGDWETAQISSTAQKYTLENLWCGSRYQIYVTAYNGIGTGDPSDMLNTRTKGSKPIIPEAARFIEVSTNSITLHLSAWSDGGCPMLYFVVEHKKKHQQEWNQVSNNVKPGGNFVVLDLDPASWYHLRVTAHNNAGFAVAEYEFATLTVTGGTIAPPVRNGGNENTDVRRYFPWLPSWLDVNVVVPVGATVVVIIVGIVVICVALSRRTRGPEQTRLRGISSADEKYYEGQYDVVYQQTGVGGATLDKRRPDLRDELGYIAPPNRKLPPVPGSNYNTCDRIKRGTVISGTGSIRSHSTWDPRRHMYEELNHCAPNRRCPPPPRMGSAEALSHRGMEDEICPYATFHLLGFREEMDPSKAMQFQTFPHPGNGHSGTMGPPVGHPTNASAHSRSGSQSMPRQNGRYSRVPSQGGGSGTHNVFSPEYDDPANCAPEEDQYGSQYGQYGAPYDHYGSRGSVGRRSVGSARNIPVSGSPEPPPPPPRNHDQNNSSFNDSKESNEISEAECDRDQLVNRNYGVNARGKDGMTTEEMRKLIERNEAPGRQTGTGHGGHGGLLTPYDTVAV from the exons ATGGAAAGTACCTGGTATTGCCTTCTGGAGAATTGCACATTCGTGACGTTGGACCCGAGGATGGATACAAGACCTACCAATGCCGAACCAAGCATAGACTGACCGGTGAAACAAGATTATCTGCTACCAAGGGACGTCTCGTCATTACCG AACCGGTGGGAAGCGTCCGACCAAAATTCCCCTCCGTGAGCAACATAAATGGGTTGACGGTCGTGACGAATGGGACGCTGCCTCTTCTCTGTCCCGCGCAGGGATTTCCGGTGCCAAGTCATAG ATGGTACAAGTTCATCGAAGGCTCTTCCCGTCGGCAACCGGTCCAGTTGAACGATCGTGTTCGTCAGGTTAGCGGAACGTTGATCATCCGTGAGGCTCGCGTCGAGGATTCCGGCAAATACTTGTGCATCGTGAACAATTCTGTGGGCGGTGAAAGCGTGGAGACCGTTCTGACTGTAACCGCACCGTTGGCCGCGGAAATCGAACCCAGCACCCAGACCATCGACTTTGGAAGACCGGCTACCTTCACTTGCAACGTCAGAGGAAACCCCATCAAGACTATCTCATGGTTGAAAGATGGCAAACCACTTGGATTGGAAGAACCCGTACTCAGAATCGAGAGCGTCAAGAAAGAGGACAAGGGAATGTATCAATGCTTCGTTCGAAACGATCAGGAAAGCGCACAGGCAACGGCAGAACTGAAACTTGGTGGACGAT TCGAACCCCCGCAGATTCGCCAGGCCTTCGCCGAGGAGACTCTTCAGCCCGGACCAAGCATGTTCCTCAAGTGTGTCGCCAGCGGAAACCCAACTCCTGAGATCACCTGGGAACTGGACGGCAAACGACTATCCAACACCGAGAGGCTTCAAGTAGGACAGTACGTTACGGTGAACGGCGATGTGGTTTCTCATTTGAACATCTCCAGCATTCACACCAACGATGGTGGTCTATACAAATGCATTGCCGCGTCAAAG GTTGGATCAGCGGAACACTCGGCCCGTTTGAACGTCTATGGTCTGCCCTTCATCCGTCACATGGACAAAAAGGCTATCGTTGCTGGTGAAACTCTTCGCGTGACTTGCCCAGTCGCCGGATATCCGATCGAGAGCATCGTATGGGAACGTGACACGAGAGTATTGCCGATCAACAGGAAACAAAAGGTCTTCCCCAATGGCACGCTTATAATCGAGAACGTCGAGAGAATGAGCGATCAAGCTACCTACACCTGTGTGGCACGCAATGCTCAAGGATATAGCGCAAGAGGAACCCTGGAAGTGCAAGTAATGG TCGCACCGCAATTGGCACCTTTCACGTTCGGTGAGGAGGCAGCGAACGCGGGAGAAATGGCCACCGTTCAGTGCGCCGTGATCAAAGGCGATCTGCCGTTGAAGATCGTGTGGTCGCTGAACGGTCGGCATATCGATGTCGGACGCGTGTCCGGTGACCACGGTTACGACATTCCTGACATCGTCGTGAGCAGAAGTAGTAAACGGATCAGCACCCTGACCATAGACTCGGTAGCCGCAAGACACGCGGGCGAGTACTCGTGCACCGCGACCAACGCAGCCGGATCCGCTAGGCACACGTCGGTTTTATCAGTGAACG TACCACCTCGCTGGATTCTGGAACCGACTGATAAGGCATTCGCTCAGGGCTCTGATGCACGCGTTGAATGCAAAGCCGACGGTTTCCCCAAGCCTCAAGTCACCTGGAAGAGAGCAGCTG gggaTACACCGGGCGATTACACTGACTTGAAACTTAGCAACCCAGACATCAGCGTTGAGGATGGAACCCTGTCTATCAATAACATTCAAAAGACAAACGAAGGCTATTATCTTTGCGAGGCTGTCAATGGAATTGGCTCAGGACTTTCGGCTGTCATTCTCATTTCGGTTCAGG CTCCACCACACTTTGAAATCAAACTGAAGAACCAGACTGCACGACGCGGAGAACCAGCTGTATTGCAATGCGAGGCTCAAGGCGAAAAACCCATTGGTATCTTATGGAACATGAACAACAAGAGGCTGGACCCGAAGAGCGATTCTCGTTACACCATCCGTGAGGAAATTCTGGCTAATGGAGTACTGTCTGACCTGAGCATCAAGAGAACCGAAAGAAGCGACTCTGCCTTGTTCACCTGCGTTGCCACTAATGCATTTGGAAGCGATGACACTAGCATCAACATGATTGTTCAAG AGGTTCCTGAAGTTCCATACGGCCTTAAAGTATTAGACAAATCTGGACGTTCGGTACAATTGTCCTGGGCAGCACCTTACGATGGAAACAGTCCTATCAAACGCTACATCATCGAATACAAAATCAGCAAAGGCTCTTGGGAAACCGATATCGACAGAGTACTGGTACCTGGATCCCAACAGAACGTAGCTGGAGTTTTCAACCTGAGACCCGCCACCACCTATCATCTGAGAATCGTTGCTGAGAATGAAATTGGCGCATCTGACCCATCTGATACTGTTACCATCATCACTGCCGAAGAAGCTCCAAGTGGCCCACCAACCTCCGTTCGAGTCGATGCTCTTGACCAACACACTCTTAAG GTAACATGGAAACCACCCCCACGCGAAGACTGGAACGGCGAGATCCTTGGCTACTACGTTGGATACAGACTCTCCTCCTCTGACAAACCATACATGTTCGAAACCGTGGACTTCTCGAAGGAGGATGGAAAGGAACACCATTTGCAGATCATGAACTTGAAAACCTACACCCAGTACAGCGTTGTCGTTCAGGCATTTAACAAAGTTGGATCAGGACCGATGAGCGAGGAACGAAGACAACACACTGCCGAAGGAGTACCTGAACAACCACCCCATGACACAACCTGCACTACTCTTACTTCTCAGACAATCAGAGTTTCTTGGATGTCGCCACCCCTTAGCGCTGCCAATGGTGTCATCACTGGATACAAG GTTATTTACGGACCATCTGACACCTGGTATGACGAGAACACAAAGGACACCAAGATCACCTCTTCCAGCGAAACAATTCTCCATGGACTAAAGAAATATACCAACTACAGCATGCAAGTTCTGGCTTTCACTTCCGGTGGCGATGGCGTCAAATCTGCACCTATCCACTGCCAAACTGAACAAGATG CCCCTGAAGCTCCGATCGCGATCAAATCTCTGGTTATGTCCGCTGAATCCATCCTCGTCTCATGGCGCCCACCAAGCCAACCCAACGGAGTCATCACTCAATATACCGTCTACACCAAGGCCGATAACGCAGAGGAACCGACAAGCCAAAAAGTACCACCGAATCAATTGACTCACGAAGCTTCTGGACTGGACAAACAACGCAGATACGACTTCTGGGTAACCGCTAGCACCAACATCGGCGAGGGAGAAGCTTCCAAGATTGTGGCTTTGGCACCAAGCGTTAGAG TACCGGCAAAGATCGCATCGTTCGACGACAAGTTCACAGCTACCTACAAAGAAGATGTAAAACTACCCTGCCTTGCTGTCGGCGTACCTGCACCGGAAGTAACATGGAAAGTACGAGGCGCCGTTCTCCAACCAAGCGACAGACTGCGACAATTGCCCGAGGGATCTCTGTTCATTAAGGAAGTTGACCGTACAGATGCTGGAGAATATTCTTGCTACGTTGAAAACTCGTTTGGCCATGATACCGTTACTCATCAACTAATTGTCCATG CTCCTCCTCATTCACCGCAAGTCACCCTCACTGCCACCACAACTAACTCGTTAACGATGAAACTGAGACCTCACCCCACTGACAACGCTCCCATTCATGGATACACTATTCACTACAAACCGGAATTCGGCGATTGGGAAACCGCTCAGATTAGTTCCACGGCTCAGAAGTACACTTTGGAGAATTTGTGGTGTGGCTCCAGATATCAGATCTATGTTACCGCATACAATGG AATTGGAACTGGCGATCCTTCTGACATGCTCAACACTCGTACCAAAGGCTCGAAACCGATCATCCCTGAAGCTGCAAGGTTCATCGAAGTCTCTACGAACAGCATTACCCTTCATCTGAGTGCCTGGTCCGATGGCGGTTGCCCCATGCTCTACTTCGTCGTTGAACACAAGAAGAA GCACCAACAGGAATGGAATCAGGTATCTAACAACGTGAAACCCGGTGGAAACTTTGTCGTTCTGGACTTGGACCCTGCTAGCTGGTATCATCTTCGCGTGACTGCTCATAACAACGCTGGTTTCGCGGTAGCCGAATACGAATTCGCCACACTGACCGTAACCGGAG GTACGATCGCACCCCCCGTAAGAAATGGCGGTAACGAGAACACCGATGTCAGACGTTATTTCCCATGGTTACCCAGCTGGCTTGACGTGAACGTGGTGGTGCCGGTCGGAGCTACGGTTGTTGTGATTATCGTAGGAATAGTGGTGATTTGTGTCGCGCTCTCCAGGAGAACTCGAGGCCCGGAACAAACACGGCTGCGAGGTATCTCATCAGCCGACGAGAAATATTACGAAGGACAAT ACGACGTGGTATATCAGCAAACCGGAGTTGGCGGAGCTACCCTCGACAAACGCAGACCCGACCTTCGCGACGAGCTTGGATACATCGCACCACCGAATCGCAAGTTACCCCCTGTTCCTGGTTCCAACTATAACACCTGCGATCGCATCAAGCGAGGTACAGTTATAA GTGGAACAGGCTCGATAAGGAGCCACTCGACCTGGGATCCGAGACGACATATGTACGAAGAATTGAATCATTGCGCGCCGAACCGAAGATGTCCACCACCACCACGTATGGGCAGTGCCGAAGCTTTATCCCACAGAG GTATGGAGGATGAGATCTGCCCGTATGCTACCTTCCATCTCCTTGGATTCCGCGAAGAAATGGACCCCAGCAAGGCTATGCAGTTCCAGACTTTCCCTCACCCCGGAAACGGACACTCTGGCACCATGGGACCACCTGTTGGACATCCTACCAATGCTTCTGCCCATAGCCGTTCTGGATCCCAATCTATG CCACGTCAAAATGGACGCTACTCCCGAGTGCCATCCCAAGGAGGCGGCAGCGGAACCCACAACGTTTTCTCCCCCGAATACGACGACCCAGCAAACTGTGCACCGGAAGAAGATCAATATGGCTCTCAATACGGACAATATGGCGCTCCTTATGATCACTACGGATCTCGCGGCTCAGTTGGTCGTCGCAGCGTAGGATCGGCCCGCAATATCCCTGTTTCCGGATCACCcgaaccaccaccacccccacCAAGGAACCACGACCAGAACAACTCGAGCTTCAACGACAGCAAGGAGAGCAACGAGATCAGCGAGGCAGAATGCGATCGCGACCAACTTGTGAACCGCAACTACGGCG TGAATGCTCGCGGCAAGGACGGCATGACCACCGAGGAGATGCGTAAACTCATAGAGAG aaacgAAGCCCCCGGCCGGCAAACCGGCACCGGCCACGGCGGTCACGGGGGACTCCTCACACCCTACGATACTGTGGCAGTGTAA